The following are from one region of the Quercus robur chromosome 1, dhQueRobu3.1, whole genome shotgun sequence genome:
- the LOC126725125 gene encoding protein ETHYLENE INSENSITIVE 3-like: MMMMFDDMGLCCDMDFISAPLGEGDMAAPPPEPEATGEDDYTDEEIDVDELERRMWRDKMRLKRLKEQSKGKEGIDLVKQRQSQEQARRKKMSRAQDGILKYMLKMMEVCKAQGFVYGIIPEKGKPVTGASDNLREWWKDKVRFDRNGPAAIAKYQADNAIPGKNDGCNSIGPTPHTLQELQDTTLGSLLSALMQHCDPPQRRFPLEKGVPPPWWPTGNEEWWPQLGLPKDQGPPPYKKPHDLKKAWKVGVLTAVIKHMSPDIAKIRKLVRQSKCLQDKMTAKESATWLAIINQEEALARDLYPDSCPPLSSAGGSGSLVINDCSEYDVEGADDEPNFDVQERKPENLNLSSMGMRERLSVRQPPYPIKGEIVTNLDFIRKRKPSSDLNMMMDQRIYTCEFLQCPYSEVRLGFNDRTSRDNHQLTCPYRSTSEFGGSNFHVNEVKPVIFPQSFAQAKPAAPSVNSAQSAFDLSGLGVPEDGQKMISELMSIYDTNIQGNKNVTPSNSSVTENQSLPQLKIQPQQESYFHGQGVVMEGNFFEESNIHNNHQMFPREENQFDRFKALNTPFETNHNSNNFQMMYGSPFDLAPFDYKEEQQGVAMDTLTKQQDIPIWYQ; this comes from the coding sequence atgatgatgatgttcGATGATATGGGACTTTGTTGTGATATGGATTTCATATCTGCCCCTCTTGGGGAAGGAGATATGGCTGCCCCGCCACCTGAACCAGAAGCCACAGGGGAGGATGATTATACTGATGAAGAGATAGATGTAGATGAGCTTGAGAGGAGGATGTGGAGGGACAAGATGCGTCTCAAAAGGCTCAAAGAGCAGAGTAAGGGTAAGGAAGGGATTGATTTAGTGAAGCAGCGACAGTCCCAGGAACAGGCAAGGAGGAAGAAGATGTCAAGGGCACAAGATGGGATCTTGAAGTACATGTTGAAGATGATGGAAGTATGTAAAGCCCAAGGGTTTGTTTATGGTATTATTCCAGAGAAGGGAAAACCTGTGACTGGGGCATCTGACAATCTTCGTGAGTGGTGGAAGGATAAAGTCCGGTTTGATCGTAACGGCCCAGCTGCCATAGCCAAGTACCAAGCAGATAATGCCATCCCAGGCAAGAATGACGGCTGTAATTCAATTGGTCCAACACCACACACCTTGCAGGAGCTTCAGGATACCACCCTTGGTTCTCTGTTGTCAGCACTCATGCAACACTGTGACCCTCCTCAGAGGCGTTTTCCACTAGAGAAAGGTGTTCCCCCACCATGGTGGCCCACTGGAAATGAGGAATGGTGGCCCCAGCTTGGTCTGCCTAAGGATCAAGGCCCTCCTCCTTACAAGAAGCCTCATGACTTGAAGAAGGCATGGAAGGTGGGTGTCCTCACTGCAGTTATCAAGCACATGTCCCCTGATATTGCCAAGATTCGCAAGCTTGTAAGGCAGTCTAAATGCTTGCAGGACAAGATGACAGCCAAGGAAAGTGCGACCTGGCTTGCCATAATAAACCAGGAGGAAGCCTTGGCTCGAGATCTTTACCCTGATTCATGCCCCCCATTGTCCTCTGCTGGGGGGAGCGGGTCTTTGGTCATCAATGATTGCAGTGAGTATGATGTTGAAGGGGCTGATGATGAACCAAACTTTGATGTTCAAGAGCGCAAACCTGAGAATCTTAATTTATCCTCTATGGGGATGAGGGAAAGGCTGTCAGTTCGACAACCACCATATCCTATCAAGGGAGAAATTGTTaccaatttggattttattcggAAGAGGAAGCCATCCAGTGATTTAAACATGATGATGGATCAGAGGATCTATACATGTGAGTTCCTTCAGTGTCCTTACAGTGAAGTCCGCCTTGGCTTTAACGACAGGACTTCCAGGGACAATCATCAATTGACTTGTCCATATAGAAGTACTTCAGAGTTTGGAGGGTCAAATTTTCATGTTAATGAGGTTAAGCCAGTTATCTTCCCTCAGTCCTTTGCTCAAGCCAAGCCAGCTGCTCCATCAGTAAACTCAGCCCAGTCTGCCTTTGATTTATCAGGACTTGGAGTTCCTGAAGATGGGCAGAAGATGATCAGCGAGCTTATGTCAATCTATGACACCAACATTCAAGGCAATAAGAATGTTACTCCCAGTAACAGTTCAGTCACAGAGAATCAGAGTCTTCCCCAGCTGAAAATTCAACCACAACAGGAGAGTTACTTTCATGGTCAAGGGGTTGTGATGGAAGGAAACTTCTTTGAAGAATCCAACATCCACAATAATCATCAGATGTTCCCGCGTGAGGAAAATCAGTTTGACCGTTTTAAGGCATTGAATACCCCATTCGAGACCAACCATAACAGCAATAATTTCCAAATGATGTATGGCTCTCCATTTGATTTGGCTCCCTTCGACTACAAAGAGGAACAACAAGGAGTAGCAATGGATACACTGACGAAACAGCAGGATATTCCAATTTGGTACCAGTGA
- the LOC126725131 gene encoding probable inactive receptor kinase At5g10020 isoform X2, producing the protein MLVICLIILLWVVVASGQSDLAALLELKKGFVKDPSGKVLASWISKSSDSNGCPLNWYGITCSSDNHVTSITLNGVGLVGEFSFSAISGLGMLTNLSISNNQFTGTISMIGSIQSLQYLDVSGNMFRGSIPSALFNLNNLVYLNLSSNQFEGKAGAGFGKLEKLKYLDLQANGFSGDIMQLLSQIGSVVHVDLSSNQFSGSLDLGLGSTSFVSSIQYLNISHNSLVGEPFAHDGLSFLDSLEVFDASHNQLVGSVPSFSFVVSLRVLRLGSNQFTGSLPEALIQESSMVLSELDLSLNQLQGPVGSITSANLKKLNLSSNKLTGSLPAMVGHCAIVDLSNNMLSGNLSRIQSWGNYVEVIQLSSNSLTGNFPNQTSQFLRLNSLEISNNLLVGDLPPVLGTYPELKVIDLSLNQLNGALLPSLFTLTNLASLNLSGNKFSGSIPLEEIGNITSIGSVEDLSLVSLDLSKNSLSGHLPPGISKFKNLEYLDLSKNNLDGSIPDDLTDKLNAFNVSFNNFSGLVPENLRRFPESAFHPGNSLLIFPYSPSPPNGIPNLTPREHRSHMTTAVRIALIAGLVGGTAVISLMCILIYCRTHWQEYRGNSSLENGAKKSVAQGSSSISHRSGTNKNVDPSLGSFRFDQDTLSSSQLGSAHVAGDTSSVVKKPKNLGHPESVKYEAGVSSPMSLFSSSNPSPSNNQQLPDNPGMLKVCSPDKLAGDLHLFDSSFLFKAEELFRAPAEAIGKSCHGTLYKATLDTGHILAVKWLREGIVKGRKEFSREVKKLGNIKHPNLVSVQGYYWGPKEHEKLIISNYINAQSLAIHLHEVEPRKLSPLSLGERLQVAVDVAQCLNFLHNEKAIPHGNLKSTNILLETPNLNVLLTDYSLHRILTPAGTAEQVLNAGALGYLPPEFASSSKPSPSLKSDVYAFGVILLELLTGKSSGQVVSGIPAVVGLTDWVRLLARENRSVECFDRLILDRSKVEHPPRVLDHMLHVALRCILPAPERPDMKTVFDDLSGVMQ; encoded by the exons ATGCTG GTAATCTGTTTGATAATATTGCTGTGGGTAGTAGTTGCCTCTGGACAATCAGATTTGGCAGCACTGTTGGAGCTAAAGAAGGGCTTTGTAAAAGACCCATCTGGAAAAGTGCTTGCTTCATGGATTTCTAAGTCCTCGGATTCTAATGGGTGCCCTCTAAATTGGTATGGGATTACTTGCAGTAGTGATAACCATGTGACATCAATTACTCTCAATGGTGTGGGTCTGGTGGGTGAGTTTAGCTTCTCAGCTATCTCTGGCCTTGGTATGCTTACCAACTTGTCCATTTCCAACAACCAGTTCACAGGGACTATTTCCATGATTGGTTCAATTCAGTCCCTTCAATATTTGGATGTTTCAGGCAATATGTTTCGAGGGTCAATACCCTCTGCATTGTTCAATTTGAACAACTTGGTGTATTTGAATCTTTCTTCAAACCAATTTGAAGGCAAAGCTGGGGCTGGTTTTGGCAAACTAGAAAAGTTGAAGTATTTAGATTTGCAAGCAAATGGCTTTTCTGGGGATATAATGCAGCTTTTGTCCCAAATAGGTAGTGTGGTCCATGTGGACCTAAGTAGCAATCAGTTTTCTGGTTCATTGGATCTGGGACTTGGGAGCACCTCTTTCGTCTCCTCCATTCAGTATTTGAATATTAGCCACAATTCCTTGGTTGGTGAGCCATTTGCTCATGATGGATTGTCATTTTTGGATAGTTTAGAGGTGTTTGATGCTAGTCATAATCAGCTTGTGGGGTCTGTACCTTCCTTCAGTTTTGTGGTCTCTCTACGTGTTCTTCGCCTTGGAAGCAACCAATTTACAGGCTCTCTACCTGAAGCTCTTATCCAGGAGAGTTCAATGGTCTTGTCTGAGTTGGATCTTAGTCTTAACCAGCTCCAAG GTCCAGTGGGAAGTATCACCTCTGCAAATTTAAAGAAGCTTAATTTATCTTCAAACAAACTGACCGGATCCTTACCTGCCATGGTAGGCCACTGTGCCATCGTAGATCTGAGTAATAATATGCTCTCAGGCAACTTGTCCAGAATCCAAAGTTGGGGTAATTATGTTGAAGTTATTCAGTTAAGCTCAAACTCATTGACAGGAAACTTTCCGAACCAAACTTCTCAATTTTTGAGGCTGAATTCGCTTGAGATATCTAACAACTTGTTAGTGGGTGATCTCCCTCCAGTATTGGGTACTTACCCAGAACTAAAAGTGATTGATCTTAGCCTCAACCAGCTTAATGGAGCCCTCCTTCCAAGCTTGTTCACTTTAACCAATTTGGCTAGCCTTAACTTATCAGGCAACAAATTTTCTGGATCAATACCTCTTGAAGAAATTGGAAATATTACTTCAATAGGTTCTGTGGAAGATTTGAGCCTGGTGTCTCTTGATCTGTCCAAAAACTCATTGAGTGGCCATTTGCCCCCAGGGATAAGTAAGTTTAAAAACTTGGAATATCTTGATTTATCTAAAAACAACTTAGATGGTAGCATCCCTGATGACCTTACAGATAAATTGAATGCATTCAATGTGTCATTTAATAATTTCTCTGGTCTTGTACCTGAAAACTTAAGACGGTTCCCTGAGTCAGCATTCCATCCAGGAAATTCCTTGCTCATTTTTCCTTATTCACCATCACCTCCGAATGGTATTCCCAACTTGACTCCAAGGGAACACAGGTCTCATATGACAACTGCTGTTAGAATTGCCCTGATTGCAGGTTTGGTTGGTGGCACTGCTGTGATATCTCTTATGTGCATATTGATATATTGTAGAACCCACTGGCAGGAATATAGGGGAAACAGTTCATTAGAAAATGGTGCAAAGAAAAGTGTTGCACAAGGGAGTTCCTCCATTTCTCATAGATCAGGAACCAACAAaaatgtggacccatcattaGGTTCATTTAGATTTGATCAAGACACATTATCATCATCCCAACTGGGATCTGCACATGTTGCTGGTGACACTTCATCAGTTGTAAAGAAGCCTAAAAATCTTGGGCATCCAGAATCAGTAAAATATGAGGCAGGAGTATCTTCTCCTATGTCTCTCTTTTCATCTTCAAATCCATCACCTTCTAACAACCAACAACTACCTGATAATCCTGGCATGCTCAAAGTTTGTTCTCCAGATAAATTAGCTGGGGATTTACATCTCTTTGATAGTTCCTTTCTATTTAAAGCAGAAGAACTTTTTCGTGCTCCAGCAGAAGCCATTGGAAAGAGTTGTCATGGAACATTGTACAAAGCTACACTTGACACTGGTCATATATTGGCTGTTAAATGGTTAAGGGAGGGAATAGTGAAAGGAAGGAAGGAATTTTCAAGGGAAGTGAAGAAACTTGGGAACATCAAACATCCAAATTTAGTTTCTGTGCAGGGTTACTACTGGGGCCCAAAGGAGCATGAGAAACTgataatatcaaattatatcAATGCACAGTCTCTGGCAATACATCTTCATG AGGTGGAGCCAAGAAAACTGTCACCCTTGTCCCTTGGTGAACGGCTTCAGGTTGCTGTAGATGTGGCTCAATGTCTGAACTTCCTACATAACGAGAAAGCAATACCCCATGGAAACCTCAAATCCACAAACATTTTATTGGAAACTCCTAATCTAAATGTACTCCTCACTGATTACAGTCTACATCGAATATTGACTCCAGCAGGAACAGCTGAGCAAGTTCTAAATGCAGGTGCCCTTGGCTATCTCCCTCCTGAGTTTGCTAGCTCAAGTAAACCGAGCCCATCATTAAAGAGTGACGTCTATGCATTTGGAGTTATCTTGTTAGAGCTTCTGACTGGTAAAAGTTCTGGGCAGGTAGTCTCTGGGATCCCAGCTGTGGTTGGTCTAACTGACTGGGTGAGGTTATTGGCAAGAGAAAATCGTTCTGTTGAGTGCTTTGACAGGCTGATTCTTGACAGGAGCAAAGTGGAGCACCCTCCTAGAGTTCTTGATCATATGCTACATGTGGCTCTAAGGTGCATCCTTCCTGCACCTGAGAGGCCTGACATGAAAACAGTTTTTGATGATCTTTCTGGGGTAATGCAGTAG
- the LOC126725131 gene encoding probable inactive receptor kinase At5g10020 isoform X1 yields the protein MQVICLIILLWVVVASGQSDLAALLELKKGFVKDPSGKVLASWISKSSDSNGCPLNWYGITCSSDNHVTSITLNGVGLVGEFSFSAISGLGMLTNLSISNNQFTGTISMIGSIQSLQYLDVSGNMFRGSIPSALFNLNNLVYLNLSSNQFEGKAGAGFGKLEKLKYLDLQANGFSGDIMQLLSQIGSVVHVDLSSNQFSGSLDLGLGSTSFVSSIQYLNISHNSLVGEPFAHDGLSFLDSLEVFDASHNQLVGSVPSFSFVVSLRVLRLGSNQFTGSLPEALIQESSMVLSELDLSLNQLQGPVGSITSANLKKLNLSSNKLTGSLPAMVGHCAIVDLSNNMLSGNLSRIQSWGNYVEVIQLSSNSLTGNFPNQTSQFLRLNSLEISNNLLVGDLPPVLGTYPELKVIDLSLNQLNGALLPSLFTLTNLASLNLSGNKFSGSIPLEEIGNITSIGSVEDLSLVSLDLSKNSLSGHLPPGISKFKNLEYLDLSKNNLDGSIPDDLTDKLNAFNVSFNNFSGLVPENLRRFPESAFHPGNSLLIFPYSPSPPNGIPNLTPREHRSHMTTAVRIALIAGLVGGTAVISLMCILIYCRTHWQEYRGNSSLENGAKKSVAQGSSSISHRSGTNKNVDPSLGSFRFDQDTLSSSQLGSAHVAGDTSSVVKKPKNLGHPESVKYEAGVSSPMSLFSSSNPSPSNNQQLPDNPGMLKVCSPDKLAGDLHLFDSSFLFKAEELFRAPAEAIGKSCHGTLYKATLDTGHILAVKWLREGIVKGRKEFSREVKKLGNIKHPNLVSVQGYYWGPKEHEKLIISNYINAQSLAIHLHEVEPRKLSPLSLGERLQVAVDVAQCLNFLHNEKAIPHGNLKSTNILLETPNLNVLLTDYSLHRILTPAGTAEQVLNAGALGYLPPEFASSSKPSPSLKSDVYAFGVILLELLTGKSSGQVVSGIPAVVGLTDWVRLLARENRSVECFDRLILDRSKVEHPPRVLDHMLHVALRCILPAPERPDMKTVFDDLSGVMQ from the exons ATGCAGGTAATCTGTTTGATAATATTGCTGTGGGTAGTAGTTGCCTCTGGACAATCAGATTTGGCAGCACTGTTGGAGCTAAAGAAGGGCTTTGTAAAAGACCCATCTGGAAAAGTGCTTGCTTCATGGATTTCTAAGTCCTCGGATTCTAATGGGTGCCCTCTAAATTGGTATGGGATTACTTGCAGTAGTGATAACCATGTGACATCAATTACTCTCAATGGTGTGGGTCTGGTGGGTGAGTTTAGCTTCTCAGCTATCTCTGGCCTTGGTATGCTTACCAACTTGTCCATTTCCAACAACCAGTTCACAGGGACTATTTCCATGATTGGTTCAATTCAGTCCCTTCAATATTTGGATGTTTCAGGCAATATGTTTCGAGGGTCAATACCCTCTGCATTGTTCAATTTGAACAACTTGGTGTATTTGAATCTTTCTTCAAACCAATTTGAAGGCAAAGCTGGGGCTGGTTTTGGCAAACTAGAAAAGTTGAAGTATTTAGATTTGCAAGCAAATGGCTTTTCTGGGGATATAATGCAGCTTTTGTCCCAAATAGGTAGTGTGGTCCATGTGGACCTAAGTAGCAATCAGTTTTCTGGTTCATTGGATCTGGGACTTGGGAGCACCTCTTTCGTCTCCTCCATTCAGTATTTGAATATTAGCCACAATTCCTTGGTTGGTGAGCCATTTGCTCATGATGGATTGTCATTTTTGGATAGTTTAGAGGTGTTTGATGCTAGTCATAATCAGCTTGTGGGGTCTGTACCTTCCTTCAGTTTTGTGGTCTCTCTACGTGTTCTTCGCCTTGGAAGCAACCAATTTACAGGCTCTCTACCTGAAGCTCTTATCCAGGAGAGTTCAATGGTCTTGTCTGAGTTGGATCTTAGTCTTAACCAGCTCCAAG GTCCAGTGGGAAGTATCACCTCTGCAAATTTAAAGAAGCTTAATTTATCTTCAAACAAACTGACCGGATCCTTACCTGCCATGGTAGGCCACTGTGCCATCGTAGATCTGAGTAATAATATGCTCTCAGGCAACTTGTCCAGAATCCAAAGTTGGGGTAATTATGTTGAAGTTATTCAGTTAAGCTCAAACTCATTGACAGGAAACTTTCCGAACCAAACTTCTCAATTTTTGAGGCTGAATTCGCTTGAGATATCTAACAACTTGTTAGTGGGTGATCTCCCTCCAGTATTGGGTACTTACCCAGAACTAAAAGTGATTGATCTTAGCCTCAACCAGCTTAATGGAGCCCTCCTTCCAAGCTTGTTCACTTTAACCAATTTGGCTAGCCTTAACTTATCAGGCAACAAATTTTCTGGATCAATACCTCTTGAAGAAATTGGAAATATTACTTCAATAGGTTCTGTGGAAGATTTGAGCCTGGTGTCTCTTGATCTGTCCAAAAACTCATTGAGTGGCCATTTGCCCCCAGGGATAAGTAAGTTTAAAAACTTGGAATATCTTGATTTATCTAAAAACAACTTAGATGGTAGCATCCCTGATGACCTTACAGATAAATTGAATGCATTCAATGTGTCATTTAATAATTTCTCTGGTCTTGTACCTGAAAACTTAAGACGGTTCCCTGAGTCAGCATTCCATCCAGGAAATTCCTTGCTCATTTTTCCTTATTCACCATCACCTCCGAATGGTATTCCCAACTTGACTCCAAGGGAACACAGGTCTCATATGACAACTGCTGTTAGAATTGCCCTGATTGCAGGTTTGGTTGGTGGCACTGCTGTGATATCTCTTATGTGCATATTGATATATTGTAGAACCCACTGGCAGGAATATAGGGGAAACAGTTCATTAGAAAATGGTGCAAAGAAAAGTGTTGCACAAGGGAGTTCCTCCATTTCTCATAGATCAGGAACCAACAAaaatgtggacccatcattaGGTTCATTTAGATTTGATCAAGACACATTATCATCATCCCAACTGGGATCTGCACATGTTGCTGGTGACACTTCATCAGTTGTAAAGAAGCCTAAAAATCTTGGGCATCCAGAATCAGTAAAATATGAGGCAGGAGTATCTTCTCCTATGTCTCTCTTTTCATCTTCAAATCCATCACCTTCTAACAACCAACAACTACCTGATAATCCTGGCATGCTCAAAGTTTGTTCTCCAGATAAATTAGCTGGGGATTTACATCTCTTTGATAGTTCCTTTCTATTTAAAGCAGAAGAACTTTTTCGTGCTCCAGCAGAAGCCATTGGAAAGAGTTGTCATGGAACATTGTACAAAGCTACACTTGACACTGGTCATATATTGGCTGTTAAATGGTTAAGGGAGGGAATAGTGAAAGGAAGGAAGGAATTTTCAAGGGAAGTGAAGAAACTTGGGAACATCAAACATCCAAATTTAGTTTCTGTGCAGGGTTACTACTGGGGCCCAAAGGAGCATGAGAAACTgataatatcaaattatatcAATGCACAGTCTCTGGCAATACATCTTCATG AGGTGGAGCCAAGAAAACTGTCACCCTTGTCCCTTGGTGAACGGCTTCAGGTTGCTGTAGATGTGGCTCAATGTCTGAACTTCCTACATAACGAGAAAGCAATACCCCATGGAAACCTCAAATCCACAAACATTTTATTGGAAACTCCTAATCTAAATGTACTCCTCACTGATTACAGTCTACATCGAATATTGACTCCAGCAGGAACAGCTGAGCAAGTTCTAAATGCAGGTGCCCTTGGCTATCTCCCTCCTGAGTTTGCTAGCTCAAGTAAACCGAGCCCATCATTAAAGAGTGACGTCTATGCATTTGGAGTTATCTTGTTAGAGCTTCTGACTGGTAAAAGTTCTGGGCAGGTAGTCTCTGGGATCCCAGCTGTGGTTGGTCTAACTGACTGGGTGAGGTTATTGGCAAGAGAAAATCGTTCTGTTGAGTGCTTTGACAGGCTGATTCTTGACAGGAGCAAAGTGGAGCACCCTCCTAGAGTTCTTGATCATATGCTACATGTGGCTCTAAGGTGCATCCTTCCTGCACCTGAGAGGCCTGACATGAAAACAGTTTTTGATGATCTTTCTGGGGTAATGCAGTAG